In Lolium rigidum isolate FL_2022 chromosome 7, APGP_CSIRO_Lrig_0.1, whole genome shotgun sequence, the DNA window GgaggcttctcacctcctccaatGGCTCGTGTGTACTATATGGGTATGGATGCTAGGATTGGCAGTGATGCAACCGAAAGCCAGATAAATGTTCAAGGCCAAGCTCAACTGGGCACGAGTAGCAATGCTGCTACACAAGTTCTGTGTGATGACATTGAGGGAGGTAGCATGGACCTGGATCTCGAGGCAGCAGCTCTAGCCCTCTAAGACGCCACGGGCGCCATGAGGGCTCTAGGGTGGAATTGCCAagggttttttctttcttttccgaaatgggggtataccccggcttctcatgacgatgcacacggccatttattaGAATAAGGTTTAAAAAAAGTATTGTTTACATCtcacgcaacaccgaggattgatacaagaatcaaccatcgaaaacaaAACATACTATGACTACTCATCAACATAGTCTTCTAGTATAtcaccaaccagcctggcacaagatattctAAGCGACCATCAGgaaccgtgtgcatccagaagccatggcatcccgctgcccctccggagagagtagggcccaaagctggacccaatgggagACCATAGGAATAACCTTAAAAAATGAAAAGAgcatttttttttattaaaaattatatcatttctgaccctccaaatagaccaacataaaacaGAAACCCCAATCCAGATAAAAGCCTTAGACTACTATATTTAACCAAttgccaaacatattagtaatattggtgggagatggaagatcataagtgaaataaaCCGTACGCCATAAGAGCTTAGCTAATGGAACTGCCAAGGTATGGGCAAGAACCTTAGCAGTAACAAAATGATGCACCTTGCCCGGATGATCTATTATGCAAAACCTCAGCTTTGTAGTGCCCTCTCGAAGACGACCGGGCGGGCTCTGGTTTATGTGGAGTGATGATCTGCAAGTGACTGTTCATACATCTAGTTTTTATACTATCTTAGCTACTCATATATATAGCGCTAGAAATCAGAAGTTTGGGCTGATATGTATATATGGTGACCCTTATCACCATCAGACTAGTTCTATCTGGGAAGAAGTAGTTGCTTCTATCTGGGAAGAAGTAGTTGCTTGTATGAGAGATATGAATGAGTTGTTGTATGATATGAACAAGAACTCCTCTAATATAAATCGCTCCCGTTTGTATGCTTTTTGTTCCTTTGTTAAAAGTTGTGGCTTGTTTGATTTAGGTTTTAGTAGACCTGCTTACGCTTGGACCAACAAACGTTTttaccaaggtttaaaatagcgtgctaaataaaATAGCGTCGGTCTtcttcaaacgctatggacgctatatcgtgctaattgcgtgctatattttaaatagcgtttggaaaaaaaatcaaatatatTAAAAGATAAAGGATTTCACTAAAAAAGGTTGGATATTTAGTTTAAAAaagactgaatcatacatacataaccacatacaacaaatagatctcAAATTTTTCAGAAGGTTACATCAGTatttcacaaggcaacaacatagtataaattcgAATCATCGGCATTAGTGATATTAAGTTCTAATCTAGAAGATGAACcaacatattgtagttcatcaccatgaaaaagtgaaagtaactaagcttgaaaaaatagcgcgctaatgcTATGAAAttttagcacgatatatcatgctatttcacaaatagcgtCATAGCGAGGGAAATTAGTAAAATTTAgcgtagaccctccaaatatgctattaCGTGGTATTAGCGGAGGAATaacgcgctattttaaaccttggtttttactCTAAACCAACCTTTGAAAGATTGGATAGATGCTTGGTGACTGCTGAGTGGTGTGATGCATTTCCCATTTCTAATGTCTACAATATACCTATTATCCATTCTCTAAGTGACCATATGTTGCTATATTACTCTCAACAGAAGTTTCTGTTaggaaaattaaaaactgtttcaaatttgaaaattggtggTTGAAGGAAAATGACTTTCATGAACATGCAAAATCAACTTGGAACAAGTCTAAGAATAAATCTTTCTCGAACAGAACTAAACCATCTTACAGGTCAGCTAAAGATATGGTGTAAAAAGAAAAAGCCACTGCAACAAGAGCTGAACAATTTGGAGGAGGAAATAAAACAGATTCAAATGCAGCCAATCCAAAAGCAAGATCATACCAAGGAAGCAGCTCTCATAATAAGGTATGAACATGCAATGACAAAGCTACGGGCGCCACGGGCGCCATGAGGGCTCTAGGGTTAGTCACCAGGGAGGAAGTGGATGGCTGCATCAAAAAGGTGATGGGTGGAGAGAGGAAGGAGGAGTACCGTGCAAATGCTAGAAAATTCATGAACATGGCCAAGGAGGCAATGCAAGAGAGAGGGAGCTCTGACAACAATATTGCGGAATTTGCAGGAAAGTATTTATCGAGTTAAACTTATTTGTCTTGCAATAGCTGGTGGTAAGAATGGTAGGTTAAGAAGTCTAgaagattttttaatttttatatcaTAAAATTAGTGAATAAAGAGTGGACAAGATAAAAGAAAACAAGAAGGATATGTGCATCCATCGAAGCAAGGTCTTGGTATTACTTTTTAAAAAAGAAAGCAGTCTAGCATAGATTTAATGAACTGTATCTCATGCACCGGTGATGGCAAGGTCAACCGCACGTAGATCTCGGGATTTTCGAGTACACGGAATGCAAGATTTTTCCAAGTTTAAATTTGCACGTTGATAGAATACATCATTTTCGACATCGATTTTTTCAAACATTTTGAATCTTTAAAATGTATGTTTTTTCAAAAAAGAAACTATATATAGCTCGGGCTACAAGCGTCGTACTCAACCTATATATCACTAGCTACTTAATTCGTCCGGTTTGATTCAAGATATTCCAAGAAAATAGTTGAATTTTTAATGAGGTGAAACGATATACTAATGGTTCTAGTAAATTTGAACAACTCAATTTTACTACTGTGGTTCGTACTATCAATATTTCTTAATTTGTTAGAAAATAAAGGACATATTTTTTAGTCATCCTTGCTATAGTTTCTAGAAGTACGAAAAGTGAAAATATCTATTTTTTTAAAACACAATGCACTCAAAACCTCATGCATCGCACTTCCAACCAAACCTCGTGCATGTTTTTTTCCACGGTGCACAAATAAAATTGCTAGCATCCAAACTAGATGTAGAACATGATTTTGAATTTGACCCAGCCCATCATGGCACTAGTGAGAAGATCTCCGTAGATGAAAAAAAAACATCCGAGCAATTAAACTGACTCCAAAAGAGCCTAACTTGTACTTTGAGATTCGATGTGATGGCAATTGGCAAGGCCATGTGAGACATGGTTCGATTATATATACATACTTATAatgtatttttctatttttgattAAACCAAAGACATTTGTGTGTTTTTGTACGATATACATTTTTCTACATTTGTTAGGGAAATGGTTGATAATTCCTAGTTCCACATCAACCAATGTGTCCAAATAATTTGACGTGAAACAAAATAATAATAATTATTCCTTAATGTACACAATTTATCTGTGGAGAAAACACCACAAACCACAGATAAATATAATTGTCAATTTCTAGTAATGTTTATTGTCCCCATGTCAATTTATGGGGATTTTTTAAATGTAATATAACATCTAGACCTTTTTTCATAGTCTAGTAATATACGAAAATTCCAACATTAGTGGAAATCGAGTGGTTCGATTGTACACCGACTCCCCTAACAAAACATTGTTTGTGGAGGATTTGTGGAGGCCTCCTCCACATGGCTGAGATCACTACATACATGGTTCTTTTGAAGTAAAGATTGTATTTTCATAGCTTTAAATTGACAAGTACTTTGTCGCGAATGCAATAATATGCATGTCTGAACTTCCTCCTTCCTGCATAGCCTTCTTCGCCTTTTGCATCCATTTTGCAGCATTTCTTTTGTACTTATCAGTTCTTTCCCCGTCCATCACCTCTCTAATACATCTCTCGATTTCCCCTCTCCTTAGGAATCCATTATCGTTCTTTCGTGCTTGCACACCCATTCCCCACACACTCTCCACATACTTTGAGATGGTGGGTTGGTCTGCCCAATGTGGAATGCCGACAAGAGGCACACCGCTAGCAACCGCTTCCAGTGTTGAGTTCCATCCACAGTGGGTAACGAAACAACCTACATGTATATTCATCAATTAAAATTCATTTTATTTTTGAACTTATCATATAATTAGTAGTCGTGGCCAAAAAGAGTAAAGGAAATAGAGAGATATATCATACCGATCGCCCTATGTGCAAGAACCTCAAGTTGGGGGCACCAAGAAACAATTAATCCCGTCTTCTCACATTTGATCTTGAGGCCTTCAGATAACTTGTGCGCCTCATTAGATCTAACAACCCATATAAAGGGTTTTCCGGAATCGCATAGTCCGTTTCCAAGCTCCTCTAGCTGAGTTGCCTCATAGTTGGAGACAGTCCCATATGATACAAGCACAACAGACGAGATCTCCTGCTTCTCTAGCCAATCCATACACGGTGCATCGCAATTGAACAAGTTGAACCCATAAGACTTGTTGGATGGAAGGCGATCATCGTCTAGGTAAAATGATGGCAATGTTGGGCCTATCATCTTTGCTCTCCATGTTAGCTCCATGTACTCTGCCTCCTGCTCAGTTGACAAGGTGTAAAAAAACAAATAAATCCTTGGTTGTGTGGAAGTGTTGTTTGAGACATTTTACACGGTCTAAATCCTTGTTATGTGGAAGTGTTGTTTGAGTATTTTAACATTATTTGAGACATTTAACATGTTT includes these proteins:
- the LOC124677456 gene encoding UDP-glucosyltransferase UGT13248-like, whose translation is MDTTTVTAATVTASAGVSHGGGGDGANVFFLPFPAAQGHTNPMLQFGRRLAYHGLRPTLVVTRYVLSCTDPPGDPFRVAAISDGFDAGGMASCPDYAESFSRMEAVGSETLRELLLSEARAGRPVRVLVYDAHLAWALPVARAAGVATAAFFSQPCAVNIIYGELWAGRMALPATDGRELVARGGLSVELGPEDMPPFVAVPESQPVFTRTSIRQFEGLDEADDVLVNSFHDLEPKEAEYMELTWRAKMIGPTLPSFYLDDDRLPSNKSYGFNLFNCDAPCMDWLEKQEISSVVLVSYGTVSNYEATQLEELGNGLCDSGKPFIWVVRSNEAHKLSEGLKIKCEKTGLIVSWCPQLEVLAHRAIGCFVTHCGWNSTLEAVASGVPLVGIPHWADQPTISKYVESVWGMGVQARKNDNGFLRRGEIERCIREVMDGERTDKYKRNAAKWMQKAKKAMQEGGSSDMHIIAFATKYLSI